In the genome of Megalops cyprinoides isolate fMegCyp1 chromosome 7, fMegCyp1.pri, whole genome shotgun sequence, one region contains:
- the LOC118780710 gene encoding leucine-rich repeat neuronal protein 1 codes for MASRPASPLSGRLCVVLTLALAGLSLVHSSDCPQLCVCEIRPWFTPQSTYREATTVDCNDLRLTRIPSNLSSDTQVLLLQSNYIARTSEELEQLFNLTELDLSQNNFSSIRDVGLTNMSQLTTLHLEENQITEMPDYCLQDLANLQELYINHNQISSISANAFSGLRNLLRLHLNSNRLKIIDSRWFESTPNLEILMIGENPVIGILDFNFKPLVNLRSLVLAGMDLTDVPGNALVGLDNLESLSFYDNKLVRVPQLALQKVPNLKFLDLNKNPVHKIQEGDFRNMLRLKELGMNNMAELVSIDRYALDNLPELTKLEATNNPKLSYINRQAFRDVPSLESLMLNNNALNALYQRTMESLPNLREISIHSNPLRCDCVIQWMNSNKTSIRFMEPLSMFCAMPPEFRGQHVREVLLQDSTEQCLPMISHDSFPNHLNLDIGMTVSLDCRAMAEPEPEIYWVTPMGNKITADTLSDKYHLSSEGTLCISHVQVEDSGRYTCVAQNVEGADTRVATIRVNGTLLDGAQVMKISVKQTESHSILVSWKVNSNVMTSNLKWSSATMKIDNPHITYTARVPVDVHEYNLTHLQPATEYEVCLTVSNIHQQTQRSCVNVTTKNAAFAVDIADQGTSTALAAVMGTMFAIVSLASVTVYIAKRWKRKNYHHSLKKYMQKTSSIPLNELYPPLINLWDADSEKDKEGSSENKPTQVDTTRSYYMW; via the coding sequence ATGGCAAGCAGGCCTGCCTCTCCCTTGTCGGGCCGGCTGTGCGTGGTACTGACGCTGGCCCTGGCTGGACTGTCCTTGGTGCATAGCAGCGACTGTCCCcagctgtgcgtgtgtgagatCAGGCCCTGGTTCACCCCCCAGTCCACCTACAGGGAGGCCACCACAGTGGACTGCAATGACCTTCGGCTCACCCGCATCCCCAGCAACCTGTCCAGTGACACGCAGGTGCTCCTCCTGCAGAGCAACTACATCGCCCGCACCAgcgaggagctggagcagctctTCAACCTGACCGAGCTGGACCTGTCACAGAACAACTTCAGCAGCATCCGGGATGTGGGCTTGACCAACATGTCCCAGCTCACCACACTGCACCTGGAGGAGAACCAGATCACTGAGATGCCCGATTACTGCCTGCAAGACCTGGCCAACCTGCAGGAGCTCTACATCAACCACAACCAGATCAGCTCTATCTCTGCTAATGCCTTCTCTGGACTGCGCAACCTGCTACGGCTGCACCTTAACTCTAACAGACTGAAGATTATCGACAGCCGCTGGTTCGAGTCTACCCCCAACCTTGAGATACTCATGATTGGGGAAAATCCTGTCATCGGCATTCTGGACTTTAATTTCAAGCCTCTTGTTAACCTAAGAAGCCTTGTGTTAGCTGGAATGGACTTAACTGATGTTCCTGGGAATGCACTTGTAGGGCTTGACAACTTGGAAAGCCTCTCCTTTTATGACAACAAACTAGTCAGAGTACCACAGCTTGCCCTGCAGAAGGTACCCAATTTGAAGTTTTTGGATTTGAACAAAAACCCTGTGCACAAAATTCAAGAGGGAGACTTCAGGAACATGCTGCGCCTTAAAGAGCTGGGCATGAACAACATGGCAGAGTTGGTCTCCATTGATCGCTATGCACTCGACAACCTCCCAGAGCTGACAAAGTTAGAGGCCACTAACAACCCTAAGCTGTCGTATATCAACCGACAAGCTTTCCGTGATGTCCCATCTCTGGAGAGCCTCATGCTGAACAACAACGCTCTGAACGCCCTCTACCAGAGGACAATGGAGTCGCTGCCTAACCTGCGGGAGATCAGCATCCACAGCAACCCGCTGCGCTGCGACTGTGTCATCCAGTGGATGAACTCCAACAAGACCAGCATCCGCTTCATGGAGCCCCTCTCCATGTTCTGCGCCATGCCGCCCGAGTTCAGGGGCCAGCACGTGAGGGAGGTGCTGCTGCAGGACTCCACTGAGCAGTGCCTGCCCATGATCTCCCACGACTCCTTCCCCAACCACCTCAACCTGGACATCGGCATGACGGTCAGCCTAGACTGCCGCGCTATGGCCGAGCCTGAGCCCGAGATCTACTGGGTCACACCAATGGGGAACAAGATCACAGCTGACACCCTGTCCGACAAGTACCACCTGAGCAGTGAGGGCACCCTATGCATTTCACATGTACAGGTGGAGGACTCAGGCCGGTACACCTGCGTGGCCCAGAACGTCGAGGGTGCCGACACACGGGTAGCCACCATTCGGGTCAACGGGACGCTCCTGGATGGTGCCCAGGTCATGAAGATTTCTGTCAAGCAGACAGAGTCCCACTCCATCTTGGTGTCCTGGAAGGTCAACTCCAATGTCATGACCTCCAATCTAAAATGGTCATCAGCTACCATGAAGATTGACAACCCGCACATAACCTACACTGCCAGGGTCCCGGTGGACGTTCACGAATACAACCTTACCCACCTGCAGCCCGCCACTGAGTATGAGGTGTGCCTCACTGTGTCCAACATTCACCAGCAGACCCAGAGGTCCTGTGTGAACGTCACCACCAAGAACGCAGCCTTTGCTGTGGACATCGCAGACCAAGGGACTAGCACTGCCCTGGCAGCCGTCATGGGAACGATGTTCGCGATCGTCAGTCTGGCGTCTGTCACTGTTTACATCGCTAAGAGGTGGAAGAGGAAGAACTACCACCACTCCTTAAAGAAGTACATGCAGAAAACCTCCTCTATCCCTCTAAACGAGCTCTACCCTCCCCTCATAAATCTGTGGGATGCAGACAGTGAGAAGGACAAAGAAGGGTCATCGGAGAACAAGCCCACCCAGGTGGACACAACGAGAAGTTACTACATGTGGTGA